The Theileria orientalis strain Shintoku DNA, chromosome 3, complete genome genome window below encodes:
- a CDS encoding uncharacterized protein (protein of unknown function DUF529 repeat containing protein), whose protein sequence is MNTRNIYFALFLCLLGFKGCYADDDDTTIKLEDTKGTSSTHPAEESSGEQSKPKVTPITFDINDQKESNQIRYQYDSSEDSHTFETKEGFAIEKVLKGTTVLWESKDFGGQYGSRVIIKRDANGEKTFIVDYITTIPKDQDKETYFKGVTTDSKATEIDLAIPHTESDSDDEEHISTNLVVLNLSDKVTNHIVHYEQLPNGVEIFTAFEPYRFILVTKGSYTVWRYQHGQYPNKAYILKDENANPYCRLEFPKPELKSFRLPTVRSVKLPRNDEEPVEMVDIPYNIDPAVMNQLTQRHKVDLDVHSKLNSFNCDYQRKGRSHVYTAKTGYLFHTVRVGNMFLWTATDIREYAHRVEFFSYKFPGMFDVNIFHFPGGKKKFIKNVGPWRQVELSRLNLYTVNVDSVFDTFGYVNSFDGTFGVFDAKRPFLFDRIIKYNGPGSNVTNIWQARNYTEYVKRVVIDGAHPYQNTNFILLVMNDNKRKILLRLNGIWTEVPY, encoded by the coding sequence atgAATACTCGCAATATATACTTTGCTTTATTCCTATGTCTATTGGGATTTAAGGGGTGTTATGctgatgatgatgatacAACAATTAAACTAGAAGATACTAAGGGGACATCATCAACCCATCCAGCTGAAGAAAGCTCTGGAGAACAATCAAAACCTAAGGTTACTCCAATTACATTTGACATAAATGATCAAAAGGAATCTAATCAAATTAGATACCAATATGACTCGTCAGAGGACAGCCACACCTTCGAAACTAAGGAGGGATTCGCAATAGAGAAGGTTTTGAAAGGTACTACAGTTCTTTGGGAATCCAAAGATTTTGGAGGTCAGTATGGTAGTAGagtaataattaaaagaGATGCAAATGGAGAAAAGACATTTATTGTAGATTACATTACTACCATCCCCAAAGATCAAGACAAGGAAACTTACTTTAAGGGTGTTACAACAGATTCTAAAGCTACTGAAATTGACTTAGCCATTCCTCACACAGAATCTGACTCTGATGATGAAGAACATATATCAACTAATCTCGTGGTCCTCAATTTAAGTGATAAAGTCACGAACCATATTGTTCATTACGAACAGTTACCTAATGGTGTCGAAATATTTACAGCATTTGAGCCTTATAGGTTTATTTTGGTTACAAAGGGTAGTTATACCGTATGGAGATATCAGCACGGGCAATACCCAAATAAAGCTTACATTCTCAAAGATGAAAATGCAAACCCCTATTGTAGACTAGAATTCCCCAAGCCGGAGCTAAAGAGTTTCAGACTACCTACTGTGAGATCTGTTAAACTACCTCGAAATGATGAAGAACCGGTCGAAATGGTGGATATACCTTATAATATTGATCCTGCTGTAATGAATCAACTTACTCAACGACATAAAGTCGATTTAGATGTACACTCCAAGCTCAATTCCTTTAACTGTGATTATCAAAGAAAAGGTCGTTCTCATGTATATACAGCAAAGACAGGCTATTTGTTTCACACTGTGAGGGTTGGCAACATGTTCTTATGGACTGCCACTGATATTAGAGAATATGCTCACAGGGTTGAATTTTTCTCATATAAATTTCCAGGGATGTTTGATGTTAACATTTTCCACTTCCCTGGTGGTAAAAAGAAATTTATTAAGAATGTGGGTCCATGGAGACAGGTTGAATTATCCAGATTAAACTTATACACAGTTAACGTCGACTCTGTGTTTGATACATTTGGTTATGTTAATAGCTTTGATGGCACATTCGGAGTATTCGATGCCAAGAGACCTTTCCTTTTTGACAGAATTATCAAATATAATGGACCTGGTTCTAACGTAACTAACATTTGGCAAGCCAGGAATTATACTGAATATGTTAAAAGAGTGGTTATAGATGGCGCACATCCTTATCAGAACACAAACTTCATTCTGCTTGTAATGAACGACAACAAAAGGAAAATCTTGCTTAGATTGAATGGTATATGGACTGAAGTGCCGTACTga
- a CDS encoding uncharacterized protein (protein of unknown function DUF1222 family protein), whose translation MEECVFSGDDESQMTSVTYTPRSGEFEINENFIILENDEKSQFRPKYDTYEISANFFCRLLSLVYFFSFLSNLNQILGLFGSHGIYNSNTGTLLNSLNNKTFYEALSEFPSLYLIMPISDFTLRLLPLIGTVSSFLMFLTGFNCMYSFLFLWALKLSLVALFRTLPKTASDLLLLEVGFLSIFIFTPFKFFDKQTFEVPSLVKWSFRFLTYRVILLSGVYKVFLLKKVNIQHILMSIPLPTFFNYYLVGLVANYKFFNVVLTSLLIFFEVVLSVFLVTPYRSCRLFGGMSTLVYALVFSLLGNFGPFYILLMLCSLFCLDDQFLYRFSNWKYNPFCKTDQLMRKVSVDLVDNMFENKDQEENTFDNTYEGRVGDLENGYDGGKSSGVGDSYNAVNNGFNDPVNAGYNNSVNNGYSNSSGYANTVNATYGNSSGYSETADDNHGFGSVYFNRIMSNLNYSRHREYIREFMNFDDKGSGNLFSECFKKVLKDVLLLFYLTVIFTMTLLLFLFRNYRGIKALVLFLFCVLLKSHCEAVKTKITFLQGQYTLFFLQALLIFEMLKNGPNTWSFLLWIGLIELQLSLSKKIDNLAYLAKMIIQSFVLVHLLLYNTRIFDSSFRDVLRGSNYSKGSVTHSNQGLTLSKADGQLVKGELLHDTTVYGSNRTLATNTTSINSFFSISNYKSVFPVGKERLEIVFEGTNEQQVTSHTHWDEFFFKRKPSKLDSFPFLVPFYDYALDQQLVVSFNTNYYANLGTDDTNPENSRKGTKLSTGSSLSDSRNTTDTPEEKEGDENPSNEDYDSNGDTDENNDLLPDTNNKTPKPSHGTTYTATTTPTDDTNNSTAPVTLVRPNDKYLFDIIKRLLMGSEDFNSLISSNPFGYGKPKYVRVHLYKYHFSNVPASEPTPNTREKDTNLEPKHQGQAESVNEKNWYVREFVRELVPPLSYTNPVPEGSKPGANGTNDSATTNVNANNSVNHTNSNKALKPGSSGDTENTDYKNQSEVIHVVHTMPASDHKTVPLSMADSFNHTIPNVDGMVITSK comes from the coding sequence ATGGAGGAATGCGTCTTCTCGGGGGACGACGAATCTCAAATGACCAGTGTTACTTACACACCCAGGAGCGGAGAATTTGAGATCAACGagaattttattatacttgAAAATGATGAAAAAAGTCAATTCAGGCCTAAATACGACACTTACGAAATATCGGCAAACTTTTTTTGTCGTTTGTTGTCGCTGGTCtactttttttcatttttgtcAAACTTGAATCAGATCCTTGGACTATTCGGTTCACATGGAATCTACAATTCAAACACAGGCACGCTATTAAACAGCCTGAACAATAAAACCTTTTACGAGGCTCTGTCGGAGTTTCCAAGCTTGTATCTCATCATGCCAATATCAGATTTCACCCTCAGATTGCTGCCATTAATCGGAACCGTCAGTTCTTTTCTTATGTTCCTGACGGGGTTCAACTGCATGTATTCCTTTCTGTTTCTATGGGCGTTAAAGTTGTCATTAGTCGCGCTCTTTAGAACGCTTCCAAAAACAGCCTCTGATCTGCTGTTGTTGGAGGTTGGGTTTCTATCCATCTTCATTTTCACTCCTTTTAAGTTTTTTGATAAGCAGACGTTCGAAGTTCCCAGTTTGGTTAAATGGAGTTTCAGATTCCTGACATACAGGGTGATCCTCTTGTCTGGAGTATACAAGGTGTTCTTACTCAAGAAGGTGAACATACAACACATACTGATGTCGATTCCCCTGCCCACCTTTTTCAACTATTACTTGGTGGGTCTGGTGGCAAACTACAAGTTCTTCAACGTAGTTTTGACAAGcttattgatttttttcGAAGTGGTCCTGTCAGTTTTCCTAGTTACACCTTACAGAAGTTGCAGATTGTTTGGTGGAATGAGCACTCTGGTTTACGCTTTGGTGTTCAGTTTACTGGGCAATTTCGGGCCATTTTACATTCTGCTGATGCTGTGCAGCCTGTTCTGCCTCGACGATCAGTTTCTGTACCGCTTCTCTAACTGGAAATATAATCCGTTCTGCAAAACCGATCAGTTGATGAGGAAGGTGTCAGTGGACCTGGTGGACAACATGTTCGAAAACAAGGACCAGGAGGAAAACACGTTTGATAATACATACGAGGGTAGAGTGGGAGATTTGGAGAACGGGTATGATGGCGGCAAGTCCTCTGGCGTTGGCGACTCTTATAACGCAGTGAACAACGGGTTCAACGACCCTGTAAATGCTGGCTACAACAACTCTGTAAACAATGGATACTCGAACAGCAGCGGCTATGCCAACACTGTAAACGCCACCTACGGCAACAGCAGTGGGTACAGCGAGACTGCAGATGATAACCATGGGTTCGGCAGCGTCTACTTCAACCGAATTATGAGCAACCTAAATTATTCGAGGCACCGAGAATACATTCGCGAATTTATGAACTTTGACGATAAAGGTTCAGGAAATTTGTTCTCTgagtgttttaaaaaagtcCTAAAGGACGTGTTGCTGCTGTTCTACTTGACTGTAATCTTCACCATGACTCTTCTGTTGTTTCTGTTCCGTAACTACAGGGGAATCAAGGCCTTAGTTTTGTTTCTGTTCTGCGTTTTATTGAAATCGCACTGTGAAGCGGTTAAGACTAAGATAACTTTCCTCCAGGGCCAGTACACTCTGTTCTTCTTGCAGGCTTTGCTGATCTTCGAAATGCTCAAAAACGGCCCTAACACCTGGAGTTTTCTGCTATGGATTGGACTGATTGAGCTTCAGCTCAGCCTCTCGAAAAAGATTGACAATTTGGCATACCTGGCCAAGATGATAATTCAGTCGTTTGTTTTGGTGCACCTATTACTATACAACACCAGGATATTTGATTCCTCTTTCAGGGACGTGTTGAGGGGTAGCAACTATTCCAAGGGTAGTGTAACCCATAGTAACCAGGGGTTAACACTTTCCAAGGCTGACGGCCAACTCGTTAAGGGTGAGCTACTACACGACACTACTGTCTATGGCAGTAACAGGACTCTTGCCACTAACACCACCAGCATaaacagcttcttcagcattAGCAACTATAAAAGCGTCTTTCCAGTGGGCAAGGAGAGGCTAGAGATCGTATTCGAGGGAACAAATGAACAACAGGTCACCAGTCACACCCACTGGGATGaatttttctttaaaaGAAAGCCATCCAAGTTGGACAGTTTCCCATTTCTAGTTCCCTTTTATGACTATGCGTTAGATCAGCAGCTCGTTGTCAGTTTCAATACCAACTACTATGCGAACTTGGGTACTGATGACACCAATCCTGAGAATAGTCGTAAGGGAACAAAACTTTCTACTGGGTCCTCTTTAAGTGATAGCAGGAATACAACTGACACACCAGAGGAGAAAGAAGGGGATGAGAATCCTAGCAACGAGGATTATGATTCCAATGGTGATACCGATGAAAACAACGATCTCCTACCAGATACTAACAACAAAACACCTAAACCATCTCACGGCACCACCTACACTGCGACTACGACTCCAACAGACGACACTAATAATAGCACTGCTCCCGTTACCCTAGTGAGACCCAACGACAAGTACCTCTTCGATATAATCAAACGACTTCTGATGGGATCAGAAGATTTTAACAGCTTAATTTCATCCAACCCTTTTGGGTACGGAAAGCCCAAGTACGTAAGGGTCCATTTGTACAAATACCACTTCAGTAATGTTCCGGCCAGCGAGCCGACACCAAACACTAGAGAAAAGGACACTAATCTCGAGCCTAAGCACCAAGGTCAGGCTGAAAGTGTCAATGAAAAGAACTGGTATGTCAGAGAATTTGTACGTGAACTGGTTCCTCCTCTATCATACACCAATCCAGTTCCCGAAGGATCAAAGCCCGGGGCAAATGGAACCAATGATTCAGCTACCACTAACGTTAACGCCAACAATAGCGTCAATCACACTAACAGTAACAAAGCTCTGAAACCTGGTAGTAGTGGCGATACTGAAAACACTGACTATAAAAATCAAAGCGAGGTAATTCACGTTGTTCACACCATGCCCGCTTCTGATCACAAGACTGTCCCGTTGAGTATGGCAGACAGTTTTAATCACACAATACCAAATGTAGACGGCATGGTGATAACGAGTAAATAA
- a CDS encoding thioredoxin reductase — MFGSRRLISTTVPRIFLSSYLILRQRDLTPPVYCISSINSSISQNSRFNSTLGFVSGPNSDFMDGSSKEEESDHKRENKMSEHYDLVVLGAGPGGMSAAKEAATLGKKTLLFDFVNPSPRGTTWGVGGTCVNVGCIPKKLMHYAGTLRSANADRYNYGLTDKLEDGPVDWARLVKNVQNHVKMLNFTYRVSVNMPNLTYVNAYATLKDSKTVEYKLNGETKTATGDKILIAVGERPYVPQDVEGAKENAITSDDLFSLPKAPGKTLVVGGSYVALESAGFLASLGYDVNVSVRSILLRGFDRQCVDKVQELMEASGVKFLFQKTPKKIEKSDERYKVTFGDGSVDYYDTVMYATGRMPLDDIKNYKSLGLEFDNSYNLVTHNEKTNLDNVYAVGDILSNKPKLAPVAIKAGELLAQRLFNNSTVQMKYEDVPVCVYTPFEYSSCGLTEEEAIKRYGEDGIEVYLKEYSNLEVSAAHRVNKKTDDDLDFPLTCLTKVICLKDDTIVGLHFVGPNAGEIMQGFSVLLLLKAKKKDLDRVVGIHPTDAESFMDLTVTKSSKQSWIAKGGCAGGKCG; from the exons ATGTTCGGTTCGAGAAGACTAATATCTACCACAGTTCCGAGGATATTCCTATCGTCCTATTTGATTCTAAGACAAAGAGACCTGACACCTCCAGTTTATTGCATCAGTAGCATCAATAGCAGTATATCTCAGAACAGCAGATTTAATAGCACACTAGGGTTCGTAAGTGGCCCAAATAGCGATTTCA TGGACGGGAGCAgcaaagaagaagagagtgACCACAAAagagaaaataaaatgagtgaACACTACGACCTGGTCGTTCTAGGAGCAGGCCCAGGAGGGATGTCAGCAGCGAAAGAAGCAGCGACCCTGGGAAAAAAAACGCTACTATTCGACTTCGTAAACCCGTCGCCCAGAGGAACGACCTGGGGAGTAGGAGGGACGTGCGTAAACGTAGGATGCATTCCGAAAAAACTGATGCACTACGCAGGAACTTTGCGAAGCGCGAATGCGGACAGGTACAACTACGGGCTGACGGACAAGCTGGAGGACGGCCCAGTGGATTGGGCGAGGCTAGTGAAG AACGTTCAAAACCACGTGAAGATGTTGAACTTCACATACAGAGTCAGCGTAAATATGCCAAATTTAACGTACGTGAACGCATATGCAACCTTAAAGGACAGTAAAACAGTGGAGTACAAGCTGAATGGAGAAACAAAA ACAGCAACTGGCGATAAAATACTAATAGCAGTGGGCGAAAGGCCATATGTCCCTCAAGATGTTGAAGGCGCGAAAGAAAATGCAATAACATCGGACGATTTGTTCTCGCTGCCAAAGGCGCCAGGGAAAAC GCTGGTAGTTGGCGGTAGCTATGTTGCACTAGAATCCGCTGGATTCTTAGCTAGTCTAGGATATGAT GTTAATGTCAGTGTCAGATCAATTCTGTTGAGAGGATTTGATAGACAATGCGTAGACAAGGTGCAGGAGTTGATGGAGGCATCGGGagttaaatttttatttcaaaaaaccccgaaaaaaattgaaaagtcAGATGAACGCTACAAG GTAACATTTGGCGACGGTTCAGTTGATTATTACGACACAGTCATGTACGCAACAGGAAGGATGCCATTAGATGATATCAAGA ATTACAAATCACTGGGACTGGAGTTTGACAATTCATATAACCTGGTCACACACAACGAAAAGACAAACCTGGATAACGTATACGCAGTAGGAGATATACTGAGTAATAAGCCGAAATTGGCACCAGTAGCAATAAAAGCAGGAGAGTTGCTAGCACAACGCCTGTTTAATAACTCGACAGTGCAA ATGAAATACGAGGACGTGCCCGTATGCGTATACACACCATTTGAATACTCGTCATGTGGACTCACAGAAGAGGAGGCGATC AAGAGGTACGGAGAAGACGGAATCGAAGTGTACCTAAAAGAGTACAGTAACCTGGAAGTGTCAGCAGCACATAGAGTAAATAAGAAGACAGATGACG ACTTGGACTTCCCATTGACATGTTTGACGAAAGTTATCTGTCTAAAGGACGATACTATAGTAGGACTCCATTTTGTTGGACCAAATGCAGGAGAAATAATGCAAGGATTCTCAGTACTGTTGCTACTAAAagcgaagaagaaggaccTGGATAGAGTGGTGGGAATACACCCGACGGACGCAGAAAGTTTTATGGACCTGACAGTGACAAAATCAAGTAAACAGTCATGGATAGCAAAAGGAGGATGCGCAGGAGGCAAGTGTGgctaa
- a CDS encoding uncharacterized protein (nucleotide excision repair, TFIIH, subunit TTDA family protein), which translates to MVSALTGTLIKCDPPTMEIIKQINESKHFIIEQIDEGVALCKDPVIHFLKDEVTRRLEIAECFVPSDAKNQESAASPSKASE; encoded by the exons ATGGTATCAGCCTTGACAGGCACATTGATCAAGTG TGATCCCCCGACAATGGAAATAATTAAGCAAATAAACGAGAGCAAGCACTTTATAATTGAACAAATAGACGAAGGCGTAGCCCTGTGTAAAGATCCAGTCATTCACTTCCTTAAG GACGAGGTGACTAGGAGACTTGAGATCGCGGAATGTTTCGTTCCTTCCGACGCTAAAAACCAGGAATCTGCCGCCAGTCCTTCTAAGGCATCTGAGTAG
- a CDS encoding ADP-ribosylation factor yields MGLLKVIRKTKIKEKEIRILILGLDNAGKTTILKNLNKEDITKIEPTVGFNIKSIQYQDYMLNFWDIGGQRSIRAFWRNYFENTDALIWVVDSVDVSRINMSRDEILKVLKEDRMCKTTLLIFANKQDIKGALSPKRIFELLKLDDLVKERSFMIFGSSGFNGEGIVQGIKWLVQDVANRIYCYN; encoded by the exons atGGGTTTACTCAAAGTTATTAGgaaaactaaaattaaagagAAGGAAATTAGAATTCTAATCCT GGGCCTTGACAATGCTGGGAAGAccacaattttaaaaaatttaaacaaggAGGACATTACTAAAATTGAGCCGACTGTAGGATTCAATATTAAATCGATTCAATATCAAGA CTATATGCTCAACTTCTGGGACATTGGCGGCCAACGCAGCATTAGAGCATTTTGGCGAAACTATTTCGAAAATACCGATGCGCTCATTTGGGTGGTCGACTCAGTCGACGTCTCCAGGATCAACATGTCCAGGGACGAAATTCTCAAAGTCCTCAAGGAAGAT agaatgtgtaaaaccACCTTGCTGATATTTGCTAATAAACAGGACATAAAGGGCGCTTTGAGTCCGAAACGCATCTTCGAG TTGTTGAAGCTGGACGACCTGGTCAAAGAACGCAGTTTCATGATTTTTGGCAGCAGCGGCTTCAACGGGGAGGGCATTGTTCAGGGAATCAAGTGGCTGGTTCAGGACGTCGCTAACCGCATATACTGCTACAACTGA